In the genome of Hymenobacter cellulosivorans, one region contains:
- a CDS encoding helix-turn-helix domain-containing protein, whose product MPRSTGALPATYLVPYTTALSSVRTKVTMRYHLFSFLLEGEKVVTYPTATKRITPGQFLLLPAGNCLTSEKLSGPDDTYRSVLLFFSDEALTDFFHKYPDLRPGEGTPPVTHPFQVFEPDDFLTNFVQSLTLLLSAGPELSLGFQHLKLEELLLYVSRQQPAALHLLRASMREIAETQRIRAVVEADLPVPITVEELAFLCHMSLSTFKRHFARLYGTPPNKWLTQQRLAVAAQLLRQGTHKASDVYDQAGYESMSSFIHSFKQVYGLTPKKFQMQHAS is encoded by the coding sequence ATGCCCCGTTCTACCGGGGCCCTCCCAGCAACGTATCTGGTTCCCTACACCACGGCGTTGAGCAGCGTGCGAACGAAAGTTACGATGCGCTATCACCTGTTCAGCTTTCTACTGGAAGGAGAGAAGGTAGTAACCTATCCGACGGCTACGAAACGCATAACGCCCGGACAGTTTCTGCTCTTGCCGGCTGGCAATTGCCTGACCAGTGAAAAGCTTAGCGGCCCAGATGATACCTATAGAAGTGTGCTGCTGTTTTTCTCCGACGAGGCCCTCACTGACTTTTTTCATAAGTATCCGGACTTGAGGCCAGGGGAAGGAACCCCGCCGGTAACCCACCCGTTTCAGGTGTTCGAGCCAGACGACTTTTTGACCAACTTTGTCCAGTCGTTAACCCTGTTGCTTAGCGCTGGCCCGGAACTGAGCCTTGGCTTTCAGCACCTCAAGCTCGAAGAGTTACTGCTGTATGTGAGCCGACAGCAGCCCGCCGCCTTGCACCTGCTCCGGGCCAGCATGCGCGAAATAGCCGAAACCCAACGGATACGCGCCGTGGTAGAAGCCGACCTGCCTGTGCCTATCACGGTGGAGGAACTTGCTTTTTTATGCCACATGAGCCTATCGACCTTCAAGCGGCATTTCGCGCGGCTCTACGGTACTCCACCCAATAAGTGGTTAACCCAGCAACGACTGGCCGTGGCGGCGCAGCTGTTGCGGCAGGGTACGCACAAAGCCAGTGACGTGTATGACCAAGCTGGTTACGAGAGTATGTCGAGCTTCATTCATTCTTTCAAGCAGGTGTACGGGCTTACGCCCAAGAAATTTCAAATGCAGCACGCTTCTTAG
- a CDS encoding YciE/YciF ferroxidase family protein, whose translation MAQLTDLHDLLCHEVQAMYSAEKLIVAGLPRMIEKAHNQELKQAFSQHLAETEQQVERLKEVAKMLNIDADGDSNPGMKGIIAEGEKVMEKNSESEVLDAALICGAQKIEHYEIAGYGTAVYLAKELGLEAVARVLDETLEEEKNTNSILNHLAKNLVNPMAE comes from the coding sequence ATGGCCCAGTTAACCGATTTGCACGACCTGCTTTGTCACGAAGTTCAGGCTATGTACAGCGCCGAAAAGCTCATCGTGGCCGGCCTGCCCCGCATGATTGAGAAAGCCCACAACCAAGAGCTCAAGCAAGCCTTCAGCCAGCATTTGGCCGAAACCGAGCAGCAGGTAGAGCGCCTGAAGGAAGTAGCCAAAATGCTGAACATCGACGCCGACGGCGACTCGAACCCCGGCATGAAGGGCATTATTGCCGAAGGAGAGAAGGTAATGGAGAAAAACTCCGAGTCGGAAGTGCTGGACGCGGCCCTGATTTGCGGGGCCCAGAAGATTGAGCATTACGAAATTGCCGGCTACGGCACGGCCGTGTATTTGGCCAAAGAGCTGGGCCTCGAAGCCGTGGCCCGGGTGCTGGACGAAACACTGGAAGAAGAAAAGAACACCAACTCGATTTTGAATCACCTGGCCAAAAACCTGGTGAACCCCATGGCGGAGTAG
- a CDS encoding SMP-30/gluconolactonase/LRE family protein, which produces MLTFTAPGLFPEGVQYDATNQAFLVSSLTTGNVGRVKDDNTYSLLAAGQATGIASAVGLHLDEARTRVLVASANAVTGNVAKLVSLDRDKGTVTFTADLGALRPSASGHFANDIAVDEQGNAYVTDSFAPVIYKVTAQGVASVFLDDARLAAGPGAFGLNGLVFRADATGGYLLVAKTDEGVLFKVPLSNPANFTLITVPGVDLRGADGLLLQNDNTLQVVAGTQNKVYRLTTSTNWVSATLSGTFATSGDGPTTLARRNGADSYVLYANLSAIMTTPPPTTYSVGKVSF; this is translated from the coding sequence ATGCTCACCTTTACAGCTCCTGGCCTCTTTCCGGAAGGGGTGCAGTACGATGCAACCAACCAGGCCTTTCTGGTAAGCTCCCTTACTACAGGCAACGTCGGCCGGGTAAAGGACGATAACACCTATAGCCTTCTGGCTGCCGGCCAGGCTACCGGTATTGCCTCTGCCGTCGGCCTGCATCTGGATGAGGCCCGCACCCGGGTCTTGGTAGCCTCTGCCAATGCCGTAACGGGTAACGTAGCCAAGCTCGTGAGCCTTGACCGCGACAAGGGCACCGTTACCTTTACGGCGGATCTGGGAGCCTTACGCCCTAGTGCTTCCGGGCACTTTGCCAACGACATTGCGGTAGATGAGCAAGGCAACGCCTATGTGACCGACAGTTTCGCGCCCGTTATTTATAAGGTAACTGCGCAGGGCGTCGCCTCGGTTTTCCTGGACGACGCTCGTTTGGCAGCTGGTCCAGGAGCCTTTGGGTTGAATGGCCTAGTATTTCGCGCCGATGCGACAGGCGGCTATTTGCTCGTTGCCAAAACCGATGAAGGAGTCCTCTTCAAGGTACCTCTAAGCAACCCAGCGAATTTTACGCTCATTACGGTCCCGGGCGTCGATCTGCGCGGTGCCGATGGCCTATTGCTGCAGAACGATAACACACTGCAAGTCGTGGCTGGCACCCAGAACAAGGTGTATCGGTTGACTACCAGCACCAACTGGGTATCGGCGACGCTATCGGGCACCTTCGCGACGTCGGGTGATGGCCCAACCACGCTGGCCCGGCGCAACGGTGCGGATAGCTACGTATTGTACGCCAACCTCTCGGCTATAATGACTACCCCTCCACCGACGACATATTCGGTGGGTAAAGTATCCTTTTAA
- a CDS encoding alpha-amylase family glycosyl hydrolase, with product MLNSTLRPSRWLLVALSLFLFLTGSPVRAQKVVLQGFWWDYWNSNYPNGWANYIADLAPRLKAMGIDAVWMPPSIKNGNQGNGYSPFDNYDLGDKYQKGFLPTRLGTKDELLRGVAILHANGIEVVQDIVLNHVDNAGSASGQGGQDPAAWDDYTTGKYKNFRYVSYTKPATDETAANYLARNGRFSKNWQNFNPNPGNNSTSGDWNAVYFGPDVSYYNGSYGTSSNATFNPAQGADYMRNNTRNWLVWYKKQVGFDGVRLDAVKHFPDFAMEDFLYNLQSSAGWANGGATMYAVGEWVGSSTQMDSWVSNVQNRAGTFDFSLRNGIYNIVSGGGNFDMGTLPGYQQGTRVVLINGQYVHRTVPFVNNHDTFRPQTDAGGNYTGWNTGSELAPHIDPFDPRLSAAYAAAMAVDGSPQIFFEDLFNVGNTGKRYSHSPKSAVDLPVRADLENLIWCHQNLRFKDGAYKVRWQAADHLVIERSTKAIIGINDNFSAWQNSTVSCDFAPGTVLKDYSGANGTATVTVSGSQTVAINTPPCNGTAAGGRRGYSVWAPVNIGTNYVRAAMATTQEWELADDLGDSDSRSLQQGGQLPASSTALRTAGRIYSDANKTITYTLFPTDATRSLTVALYNSAGTLVSSQTGTGNLTGTYTPTTAGWITLRARNASTANPAQRAFVKATYTAPTVVSGSMTARPVLASAAPTTSPERLAKAELQLFPNPTTADRIELVLQTSTEQPATLRLFDVTGRLVHQQTVRLYSGSNQLHLVPTKVIPAGIYQLSVAEFGLTQKLVIK from the coding sequence ATGCTCAACTCTACCCTCCGACCCAGCCGTTGGCTGCTGGTCGCCCTATCCCTATTTCTGTTTCTGACCGGCAGCCCGGTGCGCGCTCAGAAAGTCGTCCTGCAAGGCTTCTGGTGGGATTACTGGAACTCTAACTACCCCAATGGCTGGGCCAACTACATTGCCGATCTGGCCCCGCGCCTTAAGGCCATGGGCATCGACGCCGTCTGGATGCCGCCTTCTATCAAGAATGGCAACCAGGGCAACGGCTACTCCCCTTTCGACAATTACGACCTCGGGGATAAATACCAGAAAGGCTTTTTGCCGACCCGCCTCGGCACCAAGGACGAGCTGCTGCGCGGCGTAGCTATTCTGCACGCCAACGGCATTGAGGTCGTGCAGGACATTGTGCTCAACCACGTCGATAATGCCGGCTCGGCCTCCGGGCAGGGCGGACAGGACCCGGCAGCCTGGGACGACTACACGACGGGTAAGTACAAGAACTTCCGGTACGTGAGCTATACCAAGCCCGCCACCGACGAAACGGCCGCCAACTACCTGGCCCGCAACGGCCGATTCTCCAAAAACTGGCAGAACTTTAACCCCAACCCCGGCAACAACTCCACCTCCGGCGACTGGAACGCGGTGTACTTCGGGCCTGATGTGAGCTACTACAACGGCTCCTATGGCACGAGCTCCAACGCCACCTTCAACCCCGCCCAGGGTGCCGACTACATGCGCAACAACACCCGCAACTGGCTGGTGTGGTACAAAAAGCAGGTAGGCTTCGACGGGGTACGCCTCGACGCGGTGAAGCACTTTCCCGACTTTGCCATGGAGGATTTTCTGTATAATCTACAGAGCAGCGCCGGCTGGGCCAACGGCGGCGCCACCATGTACGCCGTGGGCGAATGGGTAGGCTCCAGCACCCAGATGGACAGCTGGGTAAGCAACGTGCAGAACCGGGCCGGCACCTTCGACTTTTCGCTGCGCAACGGTATTTACAACATCGTCAGCGGGGGCGGCAACTTCGACATGGGCACGCTGCCGGGCTACCAGCAAGGCACCCGGGTGGTGCTCATCAACGGGCAGTACGTGCACCGCACCGTGCCGTTTGTGAACAACCACGACACCTTTCGGCCCCAAACCGATGCCGGCGGCAACTACACCGGCTGGAACACTGGCTCGGAGCTGGCCCCCCACATTGACCCGTTTGACCCGCGCTTGTCGGCCGCCTACGCCGCCGCTATGGCCGTGGATGGCTCGCCCCAGATTTTCTTCGAGGACCTGTTTAACGTGGGCAATACCGGTAAGCGCTACTCGCACAGCCCGAAAAGCGCCGTAGACCTGCCCGTGCGAGCCGACCTGGAAAACCTGATTTGGTGCCACCAGAACCTGCGTTTCAAGGATGGAGCTTACAAAGTGCGCTGGCAGGCTGCCGACCACCTCGTGATTGAGCGCAGCACCAAGGCCATTATCGGCATCAACGACAACTTCTCGGCCTGGCAGAACAGCACTGTGTCGTGTGATTTCGCGCCTGGCACCGTGCTCAAGGATTACTCCGGGGCCAACGGTACGGCGACGGTAACGGTGAGCGGCTCGCAGACGGTAGCCATCAACACGCCGCCCTGCAACGGCACGGCAGCTGGGGGCCGCCGCGGCTACTCGGTGTGGGCCCCGGTAAATATTGGAACCAACTACGTACGCGCGGCCATGGCGACCACCCAGGAGTGGGAACTGGCCGACGACCTGGGTGACAGTGACTCCCGCTCTTTGCAGCAAGGTGGGCAACTGCCGGCCAGCTCCACGGCGTTGCGCACGGCTGGCCGCATCTATTCCGACGCCAACAAAACCATTACCTATACCCTCTTCCCCACCGACGCTACGCGCAGCCTCACCGTGGCCCTTTACAACAGCGCCGGTACGCTGGTAAGCAGCCAGACCGGTACCGGCAACCTGACTGGCACCTACACGCCCACCACTGCCGGCTGGATTACGCTCCGGGCCCGCAACGCCTCCACGGCCAACCCCGCCCAGCGCGCTTTTGTGAAGGCAACCTACACAGCCCCCACCGTGGTCAGCGGCTCGATGACGGCCCGCCCGGTACTGGCTTCGGCAGCTCCCACTACCAGCCCCGAGCGGCTGGCCAAAGCTGAGCTGCAGCTTTTCCCCAATCCTACCACGGCCGACCGGATTGAGCTGGTACTGCAAACTTCCACCGAGCAGCCCGCTACCCTGCGCCTGTTCGACGTGACGGGCCGCCTGGTACACCAGCAAACCGTGCGCCTGTACAGCGGCTCTAACCAGCTTCACTTGGTACCAACCAAAGTCATTCCGGCTGGTATCTACCAGTTGTCGGTAGCCGAGTTTGGTCTGACTCAGAAGCTGGTGATTAAGTAA
- a CDS encoding tetratricopeptide repeat protein, translating to MRKYLYPILLVCFGLAVAALFFFRKPEPIPQLKERHGDLALGGEWLNTKNAISGLLAQLRAKPDDNKAKLLLAQAYMQEARVTGDHPYYDMAAMQLLNGILRTEPENFEALCCKASLCLTQHHFSEGLAVAEQAVTLNPHNAFVYGLLCDANVELGRYDEAVKMADKMNQVRPDLRSYSRVSYLREIYGDYPGSIEAMDMAVKAGYPGLEQTAWSRITLGHLYENTGDLNNAEKQYQMALIERPYYAYALAGMGRVEKARKNYPAAIEYMRKARATVKDYAFADELTDLYRLNNEPAKATQMAKEAISMLADDAKEADANEEMGHYADRELAYAYLKTNELDKALEHAKIEYERRPDNIDVCETLAWVHYKRGEYPQAQKLIDTALRTKSRNPTLLCRAGLIASKNGQAEKGQALIRQALDTNPYLSFDLADEGKKLLAAN from the coding sequence TTGCGCAAATACCTTTACCCTATACTGCTGGTTTGCTTCGGTCTGGCCGTCGCAGCCCTGTTTTTCTTCCGCAAGCCTGAGCCGATTCCCCAACTCAAGGAACGGCACGGCGACCTGGCGCTGGGTGGCGAATGGCTCAACACCAAGAATGCCATTAGCGGGCTGCTGGCCCAACTGCGCGCCAAGCCCGACGACAACAAAGCCAAGCTGCTGCTGGCTCAGGCTTACATGCAGGAAGCTCGCGTCACCGGCGACCATCCCTACTACGATATGGCTGCCATGCAGCTGCTCAACGGCATTCTGCGGACGGAGCCCGAGAACTTCGAGGCGCTGTGCTGCAAAGCCTCGCTCTGCCTGACTCAGCACCACTTCTCCGAAGGTCTGGCCGTGGCTGAGCAAGCCGTGACCCTGAACCCGCACAACGCCTTTGTTTACGGTTTGCTCTGCGACGCCAATGTGGAACTGGGCCGCTACGACGAGGCCGTGAAAATGGCAGACAAAATGAACCAGGTGCGCCCCGATTTGCGCTCCTACTCCCGCGTTTCCTATCTGCGGGAAATCTACGGCGACTATCCGGGCTCTATCGAAGCCATGGATATGGCTGTGAAGGCCGGTTATCCCGGTCTGGAGCAAACGGCCTGGTCGCGCATTACGCTGGGCCACCTCTACGAGAATACCGGCGACCTGAACAACGCTGAGAAGCAGTACCAAATGGCTCTGATTGAGCGGCCGTACTACGCGTATGCCCTGGCAGGCATGGGCCGGGTGGAAAAAGCCCGCAAGAATTATCCGGCCGCCATTGAGTACATGCGCAAGGCCCGGGCTACAGTGAAAGACTACGCCTTTGCCGACGAGCTGACTGACCTCTACCGCCTCAACAACGAGCCCGCCAAAGCCACTCAGATGGCTAAGGAAGCTATTTCGATGCTGGCCGACGACGCCAAGGAAGCCGATGCCAACGAGGAAATGGGCCACTACGCCGACCGGGAGCTGGCCTATGCTTACCTCAAAACCAACGAGCTGGACAAGGCCCTGGAGCACGCCAAAATCGAGTATGAGCGCCGCCCCGACAACATCGACGTGTGCGAGACTCTGGCCTGGGTGCACTACAAGCGCGGCGAGTATCCGCAGGCGCAGAAGCTGATTGACACTGCCCTGCGCACCAAGTCGCGCAACCCCACGCTGCTCTGCCGCGCCGGACTGATTGCCTCCAAAAACGGGCAGGCGGAAAAAGGACAAGCCCTGATCCGCCAGGCCCTGGACACCAACCCGTACCTGAGCTTCGACTTGGCCGATGAGGGCAAGAAGCTGCTGGCCGCCAACTAA
- a CDS encoding HupE/UreJ family protein, translating into MKTLAGSKKLVVCAAVLLLGLLWPQLAAAHVLDVDVSKLSRTDIISTYLKLGYTHILPLGLDHILFVLSLYFLEPRLKAVLWQATAFTVAHSITLGMAMYGLISPPASIVEPIIALSILFVAIENIVADRLNPWRVAIVFGFGLIHGMGFASVLTGLGLPRAMFVESLISFNVGVELGQVTVILLAWLLVGRWFADKPWYKQRVVVPVSVLIGLVAAYWTVERVFFA; encoded by the coding sequence ATGAAAACGTTGGCTGGGTCTAAAAAGCTGGTTGTCTGCGCGGCGGTGTTGCTGCTGGGCTTATTGTGGCCGCAGTTGGCCGCGGCCCACGTGCTGGACGTGGACGTGAGTAAACTCTCCCGTACCGACATTATCAGCACCTACCTCAAGCTGGGCTACACCCATATTCTGCCCCTCGGCCTCGACCATATCCTGTTCGTGCTGAGCCTGTATTTCCTGGAACCCCGCCTCAAGGCCGTGCTCTGGCAGGCAACGGCCTTCACCGTGGCGCACTCCATTACGCTGGGCATGGCCATGTACGGGCTGATTTCGCCGCCCGCTTCCATCGTCGAGCCTATTATTGCCCTGTCGATTCTGTTTGTGGCCATTGAGAACATCGTGGCCGACCGGCTGAATCCGTGGCGGGTAGCCATTGTCTTCGGTTTCGGTTTGATTCACGGCATGGGCTTCGCCAGCGTGCTGACCGGGCTCGGGCTGCCGCGGGCTATGTTCGTGGAGTCTCTGATTTCCTTCAATGTGGGCGTAGAGCTGGGCCAGGTAACCGTGATTCTGCTGGCCTGGCTGCTGGTGGGCCGCTGGTTTGCCGACAAGCCCTGGTACAAGCAGCGCGTGGTAGTGCCCGTATCGGTACTTATCGGACTGGTAGCCGCTTACTGGACTGTCGAGCGGGTTTTCTTTGCCTGA
- a CDS encoding TonB-dependent receptor, with amino-acid sequence MEFSYSAPRAGTVRRIALPKLLVAVYSLLILLVALSQPALAQNTGTLRGFVTDSLSGQRLPGVGIRLDGQTQGTASDATGAFRIANLPAGTYTVRTTALGYRGPATTVTLAAGAMQSVQLRLSAVSLSLQEVTVSQPQDPNQSLAAISHIDQVLRPVNSAQDLLRLVPGLFIAQHAGGGKAEQIFLRGFDADHGTDFAVSIDGLPVNMVSHAHGQGYADFHFVIPETVEQLRVYKGPYTARFGDFATAGAGEFTTKTSLERSQAKVELGQFDTRRALVMLDLLGNNKRHLLSKKPESAYVAAEYNFTNSYFDQKQHFKRFNGLAKYTGQLTDQTSLTLLGSHFTSNWDASGQVPERGVAEGLISRYGSIDPTEGGSTSRTNASAVLTTGLAHDAVLRQQAYYSKYDFSLYSNFTFFLQDPINGDGIQQVDDRHLFGYTATYDQETQLGSRRLHSTLGIGTRNDFSNLALRHTVRREVLDTVTNGRLYERNINAFLDETLTLTDQLTVNASVRADVFTFDFRGQLYDTTSLSLQPLRGRTTKARVSPKLNLYYELNPSVQLFVRSGIGFHSNDARGVIRGTVGDNVLPRAIGYEVGSTFKPLPSLVINTALWALHLQDELVYIGDAGEVESSGPTRRFGVDLAARYQLTPSLFADLDLNYNHGRQVDAPAGANYIPLAPSFTSIGGFTLKRPGGFTASLRYRYIDDRPANDDGSITARGYFLLDAVASYTSSRFQLGITVENLANVEWNQAQFATETRLPNEPLGTSVDELHFTPGTPFYLKGNFSVFF; translated from the coding sequence ATGGAATTTTCGTACTCCGCTCCCCGCGCCGGAACCGTGCGGCGCATCGCCCTGCCGAAGCTTTTAGTAGCTGTCTACAGCCTGCTGATTCTGCTTGTGGCGCTAAGTCAGCCGGCATTGGCCCAAAACACAGGCACCCTGCGCGGCTTTGTCACCGATTCGCTTTCGGGTCAGCGCCTGCCTGGCGTAGGGATTCGCCTCGATGGCCAAACCCAGGGTACGGCTTCCGACGCTACGGGAGCTTTCCGCATTGCTAACCTGCCGGCCGGCACGTACACCGTGCGCACCACGGCTTTGGGCTACCGCGGCCCGGCCACTACCGTAACGCTGGCAGCCGGTGCCATGCAGAGCGTGCAGCTGCGGCTTTCGGCCGTGAGCTTGAGCTTGCAGGAAGTCACCGTGTCGCAACCCCAGGACCCCAACCAGTCGTTGGCCGCCATTTCCCACATCGACCAGGTGCTGCGGCCCGTCAACTCGGCCCAGGACCTGCTGCGGCTGGTACCCGGGCTGTTTATTGCCCAGCACGCGGGTGGGGGCAAGGCTGAGCAGATTTTCCTGCGCGGTTTCGACGCCGACCACGGCACTGATTTCGCCGTCAGCATCGACGGGCTGCCGGTGAACATGGTCAGCCACGCCCATGGCCAGGGCTACGCCGACTTTCACTTCGTCATTCCGGAAACCGTGGAGCAGCTGCGGGTTTATAAAGGTCCATACACGGCCCGGTTCGGAGATTTTGCCACGGCCGGGGCCGGGGAGTTTACCACCAAAACCAGCCTGGAGCGCAGTCAGGCCAAAGTGGAGCTCGGCCAGTTCGACACCCGCCGGGCTCTGGTCATGCTCGATTTGCTGGGGAACAATAAGCGCCATTTGCTGAGCAAAAAGCCGGAAAGCGCCTACGTGGCGGCCGAATACAACTTCACCAATTCCTACTTCGACCAGAAGCAGCACTTCAAGCGCTTCAACGGCCTGGCCAAATACACCGGCCAGCTCACCGACCAAACCTCGCTCACGCTGCTGGGTTCCCACTTTACGTCTAATTGGGACGCCAGCGGGCAAGTACCCGAGCGGGGCGTGGCCGAGGGGCTGATTTCGCGCTACGGCAGCATCGACCCCACCGAGGGCGGCAGCACCAGTCGCACCAATGCCTCGGCGGTGCTCACTACCGGCTTGGCCCACGATGCCGTGCTGCGCCAGCAGGCCTACTACTCGAAGTACGACTTTAGTCTGTATTCCAATTTCACCTTTTTCCTGCAGGACCCCATCAACGGCGACGGAATTCAGCAGGTCGACGACCGGCACCTGTTTGGTTATACTGCTACCTACGACCAGGAAACTCAGCTGGGCAGCCGCCGCCTACACTCGACCCTGGGCATAGGCACCCGCAACGACTTCTCGAACCTGGCCCTGCGCCACACCGTGCGGCGGGAAGTGCTGGATACCGTGACCAACGGCCGCCTGTATGAGCGCAACATCAACGCCTTCCTCGACGAAACCCTGACCCTAACCGACCAGCTCACCGTGAATGCCTCCGTGCGAGCCGACGTGTTTACCTTCGATTTCCGCGGGCAGCTTTACGATACGACGTCCCTGAGTTTGCAGCCGCTGCGGGGCCGCACCACCAAGGCCCGGGTGTCGCCGAAGCTCAATCTTTACTACGAGTTGAACCCGAGCGTGCAGCTGTTCGTGCGCTCCGGCATTGGGTTTCACTCCAACGATGCCCGCGGCGTCATCCGTGGCACCGTCGGCGACAATGTGCTGCCCCGGGCCATTGGCTATGAGGTCGGGAGCACGTTTAAACCCTTGCCCAGCCTGGTTATCAACACGGCGCTCTGGGCCCTGCATCTGCAGGATGAGCTGGTGTATATCGGCGACGCGGGCGAGGTGGAAAGCTCCGGGCCCACCCGCCGCTTCGGCGTGGATCTGGCGGCCCGCTACCAGCTCACGCCTTCTCTATTTGCCGATCTGGACCTGAACTACAACCACGGCCGGCAGGTAGATGCCCCGGCCGGGGCCAACTACATTCCGCTGGCGCCCAGCTTTACCAGCATCGGGGGGTTCACGCTGAAGCGGCCCGGCGGCTTCACGGCCAGCCTGCGCTACCGCTACATCGACGACCGGCCGGCCAACGACGACGGCAGCATTACGGCCCGGGGTTACTTTCTACTCGATGCCGTGGCCAGCTATACTAGCAGCCGGTTTCAGCTGGGCATAACAGTGGAAAATCTGGCTAACGTGGAGTGGAATCAGGCCCAGTTTGCTACCGAAACCCGCCTGCCCAACGAGCCCCTTGGCACGTCGGTGGATGAGTTGCACTTCACGCCCGGCACGCCGTTTTACCTGAAGGGCAACTTCAGCGTCTTCTTCTAG
- a CDS encoding murein L,D-transpeptidase catalytic domain family protein gives MLLAQASCQSSGTKERKATLTSQTMCQAPVVPAVAAVAAPDSLTPVALPPLPGLSDSVRWEVAALHQALGPAAEKLRPTVLERACVGYLALRQAGRIRRPAVLAVADMDLPSTEKRLWVLDLAKKRVLEHSYVAHGRGSGHLRARRFSNRIKSACTALGFYRTADTYGGKHGLSRRLHGLDAGQNSNALDRYVVLHGADYAGQEYLDKHRQLGYSRGCPALPPEQYRAIIKAVGEGACLFLSGPGLESKWLDGDKAARQFAARGWR, from the coding sequence ATGCTGCTGGCGCAGGCTAGTTGCCAGTCGTCGGGCACGAAAGAGCGCAAAGCCACACTCACGAGCCAGACCATGTGCCAGGCTCCCGTAGTGCCGGCCGTAGCCGCCGTGGCCGCTCCCGATTCGCTGACGCCGGTAGCCCTGCCGCCGCTGCCTGGCTTATCGGATTCGGTGCGGTGGGAAGTGGCAGCTCTGCACCAGGCTTTGGGCCCCGCGGCTGAAAAGCTGCGGCCGACGGTGCTGGAGCGGGCCTGCGTGGGCTACCTCGCGCTGCGGCAAGCCGGCCGGATTCGGCGGCCCGCCGTGCTGGCCGTGGCCGACATGGACCTGCCTTCCACCGAAAAACGCCTCTGGGTGCTGGATTTGGCCAAGAAACGGGTGCTGGAGCATAGCTACGTGGCCCACGGCCGCGGTTCGGGCCACCTGCGGGCCCGGCGCTTCTCCAACCGCATCAAGTCGGCGTGCACGGCCCTGGGCTTCTACCGCACCGCCGACACCTACGGCGGCAAGCACGGCCTTTCGCGCCGTCTGCACGGCCTCGATGCCGGCCAGAACAGCAACGCCCTGGACCGCTACGTGGTGCTACACGGTGCCGATTACGCCGGGCAGGAGTACCTCGATAAGCACCGGCAGCTGGGTTACAGCCGGGGCTGCCCGGCGCTACCACCCGAACAGTACCGCGCCATTATCAAGGCTGTGGGCGAAGGAGCTTGCCTATTTTTGAGCGGGCCCGGGCTGGAGTCGAAGTGGTTGGATGGAGACAAGGCCGCCCGGCAGTTTGCAGCCCGCGGCTGGCGGTAA
- a CDS encoding YbhB/YbcL family Raf kinase inhibitor-like protein, whose protein sequence is MKNVAATLATSALLSTSAFAQTFTLKSPELGGQLTNKQFLNGMGFTGENQSPALTWEHAPAGTQSFAVTIFDLDAPTGSGFWHWVIFNIPATVTELKSGAGDPSKNLTPAGAIQSNTDFGQPGYVGAAPTPGPAHRYLITVLALSKKLELDKNATPAYVAFNCNSITLGKASLLLYGQRK, encoded by the coding sequence ATGAAAAATGTTGCAGCCACTTTGGCTACTTCAGCCCTGCTGAGCACTAGTGCTTTTGCCCAAACATTCACCTTGAAAAGCCCCGAACTAGGTGGGCAACTAACCAACAAGCAGTTTTTAAACGGGATGGGCTTTACGGGCGAAAATCAGTCGCCGGCCCTGACCTGGGAGCATGCTCCGGCGGGTACGCAGAGCTTTGCCGTCACCATCTTCGACCTGGATGCGCCTACGGGCAGTGGATTCTGGCACTGGGTTATCTTCAACATCCCCGCTACGGTGACGGAACTGAAGTCGGGAGCCGGCGACCCGAGCAAAAACCTGACCCCGGCGGGTGCTATCCAGAGCAACACCGACTTCGGCCAGCCCGGCTACGTGGGGGCCGCTCCTACGCCCGGCCCGGCTCATCGCTACCTGATTACGGTGCTCGCGTTAAGCAAAAAGTTGGAGTTAGATAAGAATGCTACCCCGGCCTACGTCGCCTTCAACTGTAACAGCATCACCCTGGGCAAGGCCTCGTTGCTGCTGTACGGGCAGCGGAAATAA